ACAACATGGTGCCCAGAGAAGGCATGCAAATGGTCGACCCCTCCAGCTACAGGGTCCTGCCCAAAGTTCAACCCAACAACTGCTGCTCCACCTGTGTCCGAGACCCCAAGAGTACGCATCCCGCACCCGATCCACATTTACACCCTCATTCCCATGGTCACAGCCACGCACCTCACGAGGTACCTTCACGCAACAGGGTCCACACACATGAAAAAGGAGTAGATGAGGTAACCGAGGACAGGGACAATGGGAGAAATGGCATGGTGAAAGCAGGACCCGGTGGTGAGGAAATTAGCAGCTACTTTCAGCCGAGCGAGGTCGCCTATGAAGGTGGCGAGATGGAAGGTGTCGGAGACTTCGATGAGAACAGCGAGGGGATGTTCTGGACAGAGCCAGTAGAAGGAGAGGCACCCCGCGGCCGCCGTATCGACCGACTGGATATCAACATCCAGATCAACGAGTCGTACTGCGTGGACGTCGGCGAGGGCCTGAAGCGCTGGAAGTGCCGCATGTGCGAGAAGTCGTACACTTCCAAGTACAATCTGGTCACGCACATCCTGGGCCACAATGGCATCAAGCCACACGCGTGTCCACACTGCGGCAAACTCTTCAAGCAGCCCAGCCACCTACAGACGCACCTGCTGACGCATCAGGGCACGCGGCCACACAAGTGCACCGTGTGCAAGAAGGGCTTCACCCAGACCAGCCACCTGAAGCGGCACATGCTGCAGCACACTGACGTTAAGCCCTACAGTTGCCGTTTTTGTCGCCGTGGCTTCGCATACCCCAGTGAACTCCGTGCTCACGAGGTAAAGCACGAACGAGGTCGCTGCCACGTTTGCTCGCAGTGCGGCATGGAGTTTCCCACCTATGCCCACCTGAAGCGTCATCAGGTGAGCCACCAAGGACCATCCACCTTCCAGTGTAGCCAATGCAACAAGTCCTTCGCCTACCGCAGCCAGCTGCAGAATCACCTGCTGAAGCACCAAACGCAGCGCTCTTTCTCCTGCAGTCAGTGTGGCCTGCAGTttcttcagcttcatcagctaCGCCAACACTCCCTCACACACAAGACAAACAAGCCTCAGGCCCGTGCTACCAAGGTACAGAGAGTTATAGTGTGCTTTTGAACAACTGTGTATGTTTGCTGTTGTTTGCTATGATGAGGTCACATCCAACATAAATAGTGACAGTCTTAGagttaaattcaaatattttatttcagtacatTATCAgcaattgttttaattattggtATTGATAATACTGCATATTTTTGTCTGTTTACAGTTTAGATTATCATCAAACAGTAACTTAAAACAGTATTTTCGCTAGGTTTTCTGGGGCCCCGTACAGTTTATTGCATTGGGTTTGAGTTTACTTAATTTCAAACTCAACCAACGATTCGAATTCATTGGTTTAAACTCTTTGAACTCTGTTGTCTAACATTTTTCATCTAACCAGCAGATTCCAGAAGTCCTTctccttttattattattattttaaaaggaaTATTCATCTTAAATACTGTACAATATAATGTTGTATATTCAGCCATTTTTCTGTAAACAACATCCATTGTAGCAGATGATCTATGTAGCCTGCATTAGTATTAAACACTGTAGTATAGCATTTCAGCCAATAACATACAATTTCATAGACATGCTTTTAATGGCTTACAATAATTATCTACTGCAGATtaaaaattctaattaatttaaaatgtactatttCTTCACTTGttgtttgtgcttgttttttACCAGGGAACAAAGGGGTTTAAGTGTGACGTATGTGCCCGAGAGTTTACATTGTCTGCAAACCTGAAGAGGCACATGTTAATCCACGCCAGTGTCCGGCCATTCCAGTGTCATGTGTGCTTCAAATCTTTTGTCCAGAAACAGACCCTTAAAACTCACATGATCGTACACCTGCCTGTGAAACCCTTCAAGTGCAAGGTAAAACTTCAAACACTTATCACTCATCTCTATGCGACACTTTCACCATCAGGGTGGTAAATCTCTTTTGATTTGTTTTCAACAGGTGTGCGGAAAGTCATTTAACCGAATGTACAACCTTCTGGGCCATATGCACCTCCATGCAGGCAGTAAACCCTTCAAGTGTGCATACTGTTCGAGTAAATTTAACCTGAAGGGAAATCTTAGTAGGCACATGAAGGTCAAACATGGAATGGATGTCTCTCCAGATGGGCAAGGTGAGAAGAACCTAACAGTAGCTAATTGACATCCTCAAATGTGGCAGTAAAACATCTTAATTGTctatcttttattaaaaaaaatgtttaaatttttgATACAGATGGCCCACCAGACATGGAGCCCCATGAGGACTATGAGGATGAGAACTTCAGTTTTACAGCACCAGAGAATATGGAAAATGATGCGCCAAACCTAACTAAGCTCTCTGAGGTGGCCATCCAGGAACTTGACTATTATAACTTTGGGAAGGATGTGGGAAACTACAGCacagcataaaaaaaaactgtttgaaTTTAAGTTAAGCTGCATAAATATTAAGTAACAAATGGCCTGTGCTGGCACTTATCAACCATGAGTTGATTGAGATGTTCCTCCATGAGAACCACTGCTCACCTTTTTGCAGTTGTTAATGAGCAGGTAGTTGGAGGCCATCTTGACCTCCTGGGGTTGATCTCATGGGGTAGGACACTCCAGATCTGTCTCTAATGAAACGGACCTATAGTTTTGCAAAGTCCTTTGACTCCTTCCAGCTCAAACAAACATTGATGCTATATTTTTAGTATGTTGTGGATCACATGATTATGTTAATACCCAATACATTAGCATCATAAAATGCAGGTGCTTACACATGCAGTCTTGTGTTAAGTAATACACGCCATCCTCCAAATATAATTTTGGTTGGGAATAGCAGGTGCATGCAGCCTTGTTGCCTTCATCAGTTTGGTACCTCAGAGCAGTCTTTTAACTTATTTTCAATTATACTGCCTTCATTTACAGTATCTCTTagagacttaaaaaaaacccACCACATGTAAGGCACATGTAAATGGTTGGATATCTGCATGAGATAGGCTTCTgtgggtaaaaaaataaaaataaataaagagtgaGTGCGTGCCTGGGCCCAGTGTACCAAAGCTACTGCTCTTCGTCTGGTACAGGACCATATGCTGCCCATTCCTGAGCACCACTACTGTTGCCAGAACTAAGCTTCATCTAAAGTTGGGTTTAACAACCTCTGAGTGGAGAATTACTATTCCGTTGTATTGATTTGCTATTTATTTTGCACTTTGAAAAGCCAATTAATTACTTATAATGAGCCtatttcatcactgactgtttgAGTTCTGGTATAACTAAAAGAGATAAAGCCTGTGTCACATTCATAGTAGGTTGTTTCTCAAGGCAACTCTGTAGATTCTTAAATAAACTTGTTTTTTGAAGTTATTTTTTGTAAGTATTTGTAttgaaatgaataattaaatggaCAATGTTCTCAACTGACTTTTAGATTAGACTATAAACTTGGTTTAAGTGAATTTGAGGATGAGCATGTTATAAAAACGGATACAAATCACAATCTAGGTCCAGTTATTGTATTGTCAAATGGcattatttgaaagaaaaaatgtgactaagatAAGATTCaagagtttatttttttctttaatattatatatttaatgttacaggaacaaaaacaaacagcatattttatataaaacaacCATACAGGCAAATGCTGTTGCGTGtacaaaaaagggaaaaaa
The sequence above is a segment of the Onychostoma macrolepis isolate SWU-2019 chromosome 07, ASM1243209v1, whole genome shotgun sequence genome. Coding sequences within it:
- the znf710b gene encoding zinc finger protein 710 isoform X2, with translation MHQQMDAGTQTDPVVVLSLAQAAVLGLISQNEVFGATIAPNGFYTGDPKESPAPPGERMDYEYADQLIGANGDYLGENLGEDGHMHSSCAERRWQGQPENSKPPIGHQDMALHVKGEAVTPGLPSCTHMMNNMVPREGMQMVDPSSYRVLPKVQPNNCCSTCVRDPKSTHPAPDPHLHPHSHGHSHAPHEVPSRNRVHTHEKGVDEVTEDRDNGRNGMVKAGPGGEEISSYFQPSEVAYEGGEMEGVGDFDENSEGMFWTEPVEGEAPRGRRIDRLDINIQINESYCVDVGEGLKRWKCRMCEKSYTSKYNLVTHILGHNGIKPHACPHCGKLFKQPSHLQTHLLTHQGTRPHKCTVCKKGFTQTSHLKRHMLQHTDVKPYSCRFCRRGFAYPSELRAHEVKHERGRCHVCSQCGMEFPTYAHLKRHQVSHQGPSTFQCSQCNKSFAYRSQLQNHLLKHQTQRSFSCSQCGLQFLQLHQLRQHSLTHKTNKPQARATKGTKGFKCDVCAREFTLSANLKRHMLIHASVRPFQCHVCFKSFVQKQTLKTHMIVHLPVKPFKCKVCGKSFNRMYNLLGHMHLHAGSKPFKCAYCSSKFNLKGNLSRHMKVKHGMDVSPDGQDGPPDMEPHEDYEDENFSFTAPENMENDAPNLTKLSEVAIQELDYYNFGKDVGNYSTA
- the znf710b gene encoding zinc finger protein 710 isoform X1, yielding MRSLKHLKPQTKKNVEEKTQRLVRCYSEAMHQQMDAGTQTDPVVVLSLAQAAVLGLISQNEVFGATIAPNGFYTGDPKESPAPPGERMDYEYADQLIGANGDYLGENLGEDGHMHSSCAERRWQGQPENSKPPIGHQDMALHVKGEAVTPGLPSCTHMMNNMVPREGMQMVDPSSYRVLPKVQPNNCCSTCVRDPKSTHPAPDPHLHPHSHGHSHAPHEVPSRNRVHTHEKGVDEVTEDRDNGRNGMVKAGPGGEEISSYFQPSEVAYEGGEMEGVGDFDENSEGMFWTEPVEGEAPRGRRIDRLDINIQINESYCVDVGEGLKRWKCRMCEKSYTSKYNLVTHILGHNGIKPHACPHCGKLFKQPSHLQTHLLTHQGTRPHKCTVCKKGFTQTSHLKRHMLQHTDVKPYSCRFCRRGFAYPSELRAHEVKHERGRCHVCSQCGMEFPTYAHLKRHQVSHQGPSTFQCSQCNKSFAYRSQLQNHLLKHQTQRSFSCSQCGLQFLQLHQLRQHSLTHKTNKPQARATKGTKGFKCDVCAREFTLSANLKRHMLIHASVRPFQCHVCFKSFVQKQTLKTHMIVHLPVKPFKCKVCGKSFNRMYNLLGHMHLHAGSKPFKCAYCSSKFNLKGNLSRHMKVKHGMDVSPDGQDGPPDMEPHEDYEDENFSFTAPENMENDAPNLTKLSEVAIQELDYYNFGKDVGNYSTA